In a genomic window of [Empedobacter] haloabium:
- a CDS encoding reverse transcriptase family protein, producing the protein MNAPSPSSMTRQELYERLRTSTREEVTLSEMQRLGFWPKDDPGLAAAEALIQREAELSKALRELGKELRGTEDPALALKAMRQERMAKARARREETKQRRARERFERASAWHQRHASEILYLGEAVSAGLNEARSDGDKLARAALPALHDARALAQAMGLSLQELRFLAFDRRVSRISHYRRFAMPKKTGGERIISAPMPRLKRSQYWVLDNVLARAPVHPAAHGFLKGRSIVSNAAPHVAQAVVINVDLKDFFPSIDMRRIAGVFGQLGYSKQVATTLALLCTEATTEEVNVDGETFFVAQGARVLPQGAPTSPALTNILCRRLDARLQGAAAKLGFTYTRYADDLTFSGPEATRKLAGKLLWRVRRIVVDEGFTPHPDKQHVMAASQRQSVTGIVVNEKPTIERDTLRRFRATLFQVEKDGPEGKQWNGNPNVLAALEGYAQFIRMVDPDKGAPLLARVRAARERFSDTPATGEPLPARRGGNFRALSAQGVAPWGGFWQAAPPAPPVLEKTQEQVTLAKKEARRLASAAPATETPAAAADSETAVPQDVPQIQVPWLALLAQLLIALALALTYRTPLPIAGILLLSRTSRRDGRPHWTRFICAMVLLVALADVLHRWD; encoded by the coding sequence ATGAACGCGCCGTCCCCATCTTCGATGACCCGCCAGGAACTGTACGAACGCCTGCGTACGTCCACGCGCGAGGAAGTCACCCTGAGCGAAATGCAGCGCCTGGGTTTCTGGCCCAAGGACGATCCGGGCCTGGCGGCCGCGGAAGCGCTGATCCAGCGCGAAGCGGAATTGAGCAAGGCGTTGCGCGAGCTGGGCAAGGAACTGCGCGGCACGGAAGACCCGGCGCTGGCGTTGAAGGCGATGCGCCAGGAACGCATGGCCAAGGCACGTGCCCGCCGCGAAGAAACGAAGCAGCGCCGCGCGCGCGAACGGTTCGAGCGCGCCAGCGCCTGGCATCAACGTCACGCCAGCGAAATCCTTTACCTGGGCGAAGCGGTGTCGGCGGGCCTGAACGAGGCGCGCAGCGACGGCGACAAGTTGGCACGTGCCGCCCTGCCGGCCTTGCACGACGCGCGAGCACTGGCACAGGCGATGGGCCTGTCGCTGCAGGAGTTGCGCTTCCTGGCGTTCGACCGCCGCGTGTCACGCATCAGCCACTACCGGCGTTTCGCGATGCCAAAGAAAACCGGTGGCGAACGGATCATCTCGGCGCCGATGCCGCGCCTGAAACGCAGCCAGTACTGGGTGCTGGACAACGTGCTGGCACGCGCGCCCGTCCATCCCGCAGCGCACGGCTTCCTGAAGGGACGCTCGATCGTCAGCAACGCGGCGCCGCACGTGGCTCAGGCGGTCGTGATCAACGTCGACCTGAAGGACTTTTTCCCGTCTATCGACATGCGCCGCATCGCCGGGGTATTCGGTCAGCTGGGCTACAGCAAGCAGGTCGCCACCACCTTGGCCCTGCTGTGCACGGAGGCGACAACGGAGGAAGTGAACGTCGATGGCGAGACCTTCTTTGTCGCGCAGGGCGCGCGCGTGCTGCCACAGGGCGCCCCGACCAGCCCCGCGCTGACGAACATCCTGTGCCGCCGTCTCGACGCCCGGCTGCAGGGCGCGGCCGCCAAGCTGGGATTCACGTACACACGCTATGCCGACGACCTGACATTCTCGGGACCCGAGGCAACGCGCAAGCTGGCTGGCAAGCTGCTGTGGCGCGTGCGTCGGATCGTCGTCGACGAAGGGTTCACGCCGCATCCGGACAAGCAGCACGTGATGGCCGCATCACAGCGGCAGAGCGTGACCGGCATCGTCGTCAACGAAAAGCCGACCATCGAACGTGACACGCTGCGGCGCTTCCGCGCGACGCTGTTCCAGGTGGAGAAGGATGGGCCGGAGGGCAAGCAGTGGAACGGCAACCCGAATGTCCTGGCGGCGCTGGAGGGCTATGCGCAGTTCATCAGGATGGTCGATCCGGACAAGGGCGCGCCGCTGCTGGCGCGCGTGCGCGCTGCGCGGGAGCGCTTCTCCGACACACCGGCCACCGGCGAGCCGCTGCCTGCCCGCCGTGGCGGAAACTTCCGGGCACTGTCGGCACAAGGCGTGGCACCATGGGGCGGCTTCTGGCAGGCCGCGCCACCGGCACCGCCGGTGCTGGAAAAGACGCAGGAGCAGGTAACGCTGGCCAAGAAGGAAGCGCGGCGGTTGGCGTCGGCTGCTCCCGCGACGGAGACGCCGGCAGCCGCAGCGGATTCGGAAACCGCTGTGCCGCAAGACGTACCGCAAATCCAGGTGCCATGGCTTGCCTTGCTGGCGCAGTTGCTCATCGCACTGGCGCTGGCTCTGACGTACCGCACGCCGCTGCCGATTGCCGGCATCCTGCTGCTGTCACGCACTTCCCGACGCGATGGCCGTCCGCACTGGACGCGGTTTATCTGCGCGATGGTGCTCCTGGTGGCGCTGGCGGATGTGCTGCATCGATGGGATTGA
- a CDS encoding DUF2138 family protein, whose product MNKKTLGKAAAGLALVAAAVISYRTFGWGHMRGSVHDLHLDLSAPDALIVTQSLSTLPRDLLTIPLARDVLREDLLFYYEQNEDRLGLKGSLRRIAYEHELGWGDQLIRMVLDEPADVAVWRDADGSLQHYAIAVSRGKLTRLLEEAGKVALKDSQMRIAGTIKVDGDKVDVFALDYAQRRTLLLAAHGERLVILSHPGMLYHGKDGSDIDSTAEKTVIGLLGKDTAQRHQFHKQFQLPEQAATGHTVAVKADVLAFGYQPFFSALQAVRFDFSKGTWRSQALIDGAKLGKGGYDSRGLWAALPLNPSACFTVPVDWAATEPVLKALGADGADALAGQMQGPAAACWYGGSRLHTPVFVATRANAPDAAFGNLFTAAVGGKQPVAKPATLGGALRWQQPVDTAQGAAMPTLALSGNLVVFSADPKLVDQVLAVKCKQAAATADRLPDAARTVGVIAPASLAQLIQRETFNTLPAKQEPMLRGAADAHLVPRLNALKKYPPYRLVLKQLPKSGTAWEPLEWQVIGQ is encoded by the coding sequence ATGAACAAGAAAACGCTGGGCAAGGCGGCGGCGGGCCTCGCGCTCGTCGCCGCAGCCGTCATCAGCTATCGCACTTTCGGCTGGGGCCATATGCGCGGCTCGGTGCACGATCTCCACCTGGACCTGTCGGCACCCGATGCGTTGATCGTCACGCAAAGCCTGTCGACGTTGCCGCGCGACCTGCTGACCATCCCGCTGGCGCGCGACGTGCTGCGCGAAGACCTGCTGTTCTACTACGAGCAGAACGAAGACCGCCTGGGCCTGAAGGGCAGCCTGCGCCGCATCGCGTACGAACATGAACTGGGTTGGGGCGACCAGCTGATCCGCATGGTGCTCGACGAGCCGGCCGACGTCGCCGTCTGGCGCGATGCCGACGGCTCGCTGCAGCACTATGCCATCGCCGTCTCGCGCGGCAAGCTGACCCGCCTGCTCGAGGAGGCGGGCAAGGTGGCGCTGAAGGACAGCCAGATGCGCATCGCCGGCACCATCAAGGTCGACGGCGACAAGGTGGACGTGTTCGCGCTGGACTATGCCCAGCGGCGCACCTTGCTGCTGGCCGCGCACGGCGAGCGCCTGGTGATCCTGTCGCACCCGGGCATGCTATATCACGGCAAGGACGGCAGCGACATCGACAGCACGGCGGAAAAGACCGTCATCGGCCTGCTGGGCAAGGACACCGCGCAGCGCCATCAATTCCATAAACAGTTCCAGCTGCCCGAACAGGCGGCGACCGGCCATACCGTGGCCGTCAAGGCGGACGTGCTGGCCTTCGGCTACCAGCCGTTCTTCAGCGCGCTGCAGGCCGTGCGCTTCGATTTCAGCAAGGGCACGTGGCGCTCGCAGGCGCTGATCGATGGCGCCAAGCTGGGCAAAGGCGGCTATGACAGCCGGGGCCTGTGGGCCGCGCTGCCGCTCAACCCGAGCGCCTGCTTCACGGTGCCGGTGGACTGGGCCGCGACCGAGCCGGTATTGAAAGCGCTGGGCGCGGACGGTGCCGACGCCTTGGCCGGCCAGATGCAGGGTCCGGCGGCCGCTTGCTGGTATGGCGGCTCGCGCCTGCACACGCCGGTCTTCGTTGCCACCCGCGCCAATGCGCCCGATGCGGCCTTCGGCAATCTGTTTACGGCGGCCGTCGGCGGCAAGCAGCCCGTGGCCAAGCCCGCCACGCTGGGCGGCGCGCTGCGCTGGCAACAGCCGGTCGATACCGCACAGGGTGCGGCCATGCCGACGCTGGCGCTGTCGGGCAACCTCGTCGTCTTTTCCGCCGACCCGAAACTGGTGGACCAGGTGCTGGCGGTGAAATGCAAGCAGGCCGCCGCCACCGCCGACCGCCTGCCGGATGCGGCGCGCACCGTGGGCGTGATCGCGCCAGCATCGCTGGCCCAGCTGATCCAGCGCGAGACCTTCAATACGCTGCCGGCAAAGCAGGAGCCGATGCTGCGCGGCGCGGCCGACGCGCACCTGGTGCCGCGCCTGAACGCGCTGAAGAAATATCCACCGTACCGCCTGGTGCTGAAGCAGCTGCCGAAGTCCGGTACCGCCTGGGAGCCGCTCGAATGGCAGGTCATCGGACAGTGA
- a CDS encoding DUF1175 family protein: protein MNGRRTLLRWLAAGAGVAAAPAALALKAPLTEQVRLSQAQTRAFQAWMLRIISAQVEQGPTPRWHHRDCAGLVRFAVNEALAVHDAKWLRANGIATDRRLPPELNLTPAQAALRNRWVQSDGQVGHFVTALALVQNNSRFVAREISQALPGDLLFFDQGDEQHLMVWMGARIAYHTGTVTPEDNGLRTVDIDQLTNWKDTRWQPAVNNPNFAGVFRLSFLS, encoded by the coding sequence GTGAACGGACGCCGCACGCTGCTGCGCTGGCTGGCGGCAGGTGCCGGCGTTGCGGCCGCACCGGCCGCGCTGGCGCTGAAAGCCCCGCTGACGGAGCAGGTGCGCCTGTCGCAGGCGCAGACGCGCGCGTTCCAGGCCTGGATGCTGCGCATCATCAGCGCCCAGGTCGAGCAGGGCCCCACGCCACGCTGGCATCATCGCGACTGCGCGGGCCTGGTGCGTTTTGCCGTCAACGAGGCGCTGGCCGTGCACGATGCGAAGTGGCTACGCGCGAACGGCATCGCGACCGACCGCCGGTTGCCGCCGGAACTGAACCTGACGCCGGCGCAGGCCGCGCTGCGCAACCGCTGGGTGCAATCGGATGGCCAGGTCGGCCACTTCGTCACGGCGCTGGCACTGGTGCAGAACAACAGCCGCTTCGTCGCGCGCGAGATCAGCCAGGCGCTGCCCGGCGACCTGCTGTTCTTCGACCAGGGCGACGAACAACACCTGATGGTCTGGATGGGTGCGCGCATCGCCTACCACACCGGCACTGTCACCCCGGAAGACAACGGTCTGCGGACCGTCGATATCGATCAACTCACGAACTGGAAGGACACGCGGTGGCAACCAGCGGTCAACAATCCCAACTTCGCCGGCGTGTTCCGGCTTTCCTTTCTGTCCTGA
- a CDS encoding SWIM zinc finger family protein, protein MRFNYRYYGSTTVDNSASATDLRFAPDVLRPPTHFVAEINRRLPFREAMSALHDVVVADQRYQAPDKTAYKAWLAENEDRLLADYMARAADLRARQEPLMQELKDVRTRKGAVLKPFFAAQRKYFDYLYENNRELWYVLDPVITVHPDRIFFECFSRDESSYAALSCSHDVFDRIGEFACGTTNIDYSEALYGQFQKIRDYKSTQLAIDPGGFQVSTADDPTFVEQKIDVPETWVRGFLQVSSAMSLPARTFELHPMDLHNFCLRLRRRKERTGPRSLRFILRPGEPVRVMFEPWNEEIVCRRSLYPGNVAEEIRIWGRRRLLLLERLIPVARSVTVHLMGSGMPSFWIANLPDMQFTLGLSGWTANDWSQAANFDLLAPRGDVDNDSKGRVFAALARRWLATADQLAADTGLSRLVVERALALYTQAGRVIYDLAQRVYRLRELTREPLPLDELRFASSLESEAWTLFALHAITLQRREAQADGGLRLAGVARSGDRKYDVALRLDADLRIADGSCQCNHFTQNRLRQGPCAHMLALRLAQGDRQESGQAA, encoded by the coding sequence ATGAGATTCAACTACCGCTATTACGGCAGTACCACGGTGGACAACAGCGCGTCGGCCACCGACCTGCGTTTCGCGCCGGACGTGCTGCGTCCGCCCACCCACTTCGTCGCGGAGATCAACCGGCGGCTGCCCTTCCGCGAGGCGATGTCGGCCCTGCACGACGTCGTCGTCGCCGACCAGCGTTACCAGGCCCCGGACAAGACGGCGTATAAAGCCTGGCTGGCGGAAAACGAGGACCGCCTGCTGGCCGACTATATGGCCCGGGCGGCGGATTTGCGAGCCCGCCAGGAACCGCTGATGCAGGAGCTGAAGGACGTACGGACGCGCAAGGGCGCCGTGCTGAAGCCGTTTTTCGCGGCACAACGCAAGTACTTCGATTACCTGTACGAGAACAACCGCGAGCTGTGGTACGTGCTCGATCCCGTCATCACGGTCCATCCGGACCGCATCTTTTTCGAATGTTTCAGCCGCGACGAGTCCAGCTACGCGGCGCTGAGCTGCAGCCACGACGTGTTCGACCGCATCGGCGAATTCGCCTGCGGCACCACCAATATCGATTATTCCGAGGCGTTGTACGGCCAATTCCAGAAGATCCGCGACTACAAGAGTACCCAGCTGGCCATCGACCCAGGCGGCTTCCAGGTCAGCACGGCGGACGATCCAACGTTCGTCGAACAGAAGATCGACGTGCCGGAGACCTGGGTACGCGGCTTCCTGCAGGTGAGCAGCGCGATGAGCCTGCCGGCCCGCACATTCGAGCTGCATCCGATGGACCTGCACAACTTCTGCCTGCGGCTGCGCCGCCGCAAGGAGCGCACCGGACCACGCTCCCTGCGCTTCATCCTGCGGCCGGGCGAACCGGTAAGGGTGATGTTCGAGCCCTGGAACGAGGAGATCGTGTGCCGCCGCTCGCTCTATCCGGGCAATGTCGCGGAAGAGATCCGCATCTGGGGCCGCCGGCGCCTGCTGCTGCTGGAGCGCCTGATCCCGGTGGCGCGCAGCGTGACGGTGCACCTGATGGGCAGCGGGATGCCCAGCTTCTGGATCGCCAACCTGCCAGACATGCAGTTCACGCTCGGCCTCTCCGGCTGGACCGCCAACGACTGGTCGCAGGCCGCGAATTTCGACCTGCTGGCGCCACGCGGCGACGTCGACAACGACAGCAAGGGGCGCGTCTTCGCGGCGCTGGCACGGCGCTGGCTTGCGACGGCCGACCAACTGGCCGCGGACACGGGACTGTCGCGGCTCGTGGTGGAACGGGCGCTGGCGCTGTATACGCAGGCCGGTCGCGTCATCTACGACCTGGCCCAACGCGTCTATCGACTGCGCGAGCTGACACGCGAGCCGCTGCCGCTGGACGAGCTGCGCTTTGCCAGCTCGCTGGAAAGCGAAGCCTGGACCCTGTTCGCGCTGCATGCGATCACGTTGCAACGTCGCGAAGCGCAGGCCGACGGCGGCTTGCGCCTGGCCGGCGTGGCACGCAGCGGCGACAGGAAGTACGACGTCGCCCTGCGCCTCGACGCGGACCTGCGCATCGCCGACGGCAGCTGCCAGTGCAATCACTTCACCCAGAACCGGCTGCGCCAGGGCCCATGCGCGCACATGCTGGCCCTGCGCCTGGCGCAAGGGGACCGACAAGAATCAGGACAGGCAGCATGA
- a CDS encoding DUF885 domain-containing protein, producing the protein MSYTKGKLRRIAASVAMAVLALPALAAEQAWVTKSNENARLLLNVVAKYSPENATSLGVDGFDEQITDLSRDQFESTNKDTRAAIAELQKRLKGETDPKVRQDLEILIKTAQDQLRTAAVNRKYLLPYMDVTQLLFGVVRQTLDPRIPKERQQKIVARLEKYAGLAKGYRPVTLLAEERLHERLKANRQLLGPYKGEVEQALNDSPTLVKGMRELLAKSDVKGWEPAFAALEKQLAAHDDYVRTQLLPRARPDHRLPPEVYADNLRQFGVDIAPQELIAKALTSFAEIRNQMNITAGLIAKERNLPDADYRAVMKELKKQQIPVDKVMPLYAERLAQIEAAVRQQGIVSLPSRKAVIRLATPAENAQQPAPHMSAPRLIGNTGEYGEFVLTTGMPPDASGKALVFDDFTHQAGSWTLTAHEARPGHELQFAKMLEAGVSTARAVFAFNSVNVEGWALYAEAEMQPYEPLDGQLFALQARLQRAARAFLDPMVNLGEITPEGVKSFLMDEVGLSEGMATQEMQRYTFRSPGQATSYFYGYQRLMETRQAAEVALRRKFNRQAFNDFVLAQGLVPPALLRKAVMQEFVPSQR; encoded by the coding sequence ATGTCGTACACCAAGGGAAAATTGCGCCGTATCGCCGCCAGCGTGGCGATGGCCGTGCTGGCGCTGCCGGCGCTCGCCGCCGAGCAGGCATGGGTCACGAAGAGTAACGAGAATGCCCGGCTGCTGCTGAATGTAGTGGCCAAGTATTCGCCGGAAAACGCGACCAGTCTTGGTGTGGATGGATTCGACGAACAGATTACCGACCTGTCGCGCGACCAGTTCGAGTCGACCAACAAGGACACCCGCGCCGCCATCGCCGAATTACAGAAACGCCTGAAAGGCGAAACGGACCCGAAAGTGCGGCAGGACCTGGAAATCCTGATCAAGACGGCACAGGACCAGTTGCGCACGGCCGCGGTCAATCGCAAATACCTGCTGCCTTACATGGACGTGACGCAGCTGCTGTTCGGCGTGGTGCGCCAGACGCTCGATCCGCGCATTCCAAAAGAGCGCCAGCAGAAGATCGTGGCGCGGCTGGAGAAATATGCCGGCCTGGCGAAGGGCTATCGGCCGGTCACGCTGCTGGCCGAGGAGCGCCTGCACGAACGACTGAAGGCGAACCGGCAGCTGCTCGGCCCCTACAAAGGCGAAGTGGAGCAGGCCCTGAACGACAGCCCGACGCTGGTCAAGGGCATGCGCGAGCTGCTGGCCAAGAGCGACGTGAAAGGCTGGGAGCCTGCCTTCGCCGCGCTCGAAAAGCAGCTTGCGGCCCACGACGACTATGTGCGCACGCAACTGCTGCCGCGTGCGCGCCCGGACCACCGCCTGCCGCCGGAAGTCTACGCGGACAACCTGCGCCAGTTCGGCGTCGACATCGCGCCGCAGGAACTGATCGCCAAGGCCTTGACCTCGTTTGCCGAGATCCGCAACCAGATGAACATCACGGCCGGCCTGATCGCCAAGGAACGCAACCTGCCGGATGCTGATTACCGCGCTGTCATGAAGGAACTGAAGAAGCAGCAGATCCCGGTCGACAAGGTGATGCCGCTGTATGCCGAACGGCTGGCGCAGATCGAGGCCGCGGTGCGCCAGCAGGGCATCGTCTCGCTGCCGTCGCGCAAGGCGGTGATCAGGCTGGCCACGCCGGCCGAAAACGCGCAGCAGCCGGCGCCCCACATGAGCGCCCCGCGCCTGATCGGCAACACGGGCGAATACGGCGAGTTCGTGCTGACCACCGGCATGCCGCCGGATGCCAGCGGCAAGGCCCTCGTGTTCGACGACTTCACCCACCAGGCGGGCAGCTGGACCCTGACGGCGCACGAGGCGCGCCCCGGCCACGAACTGCAGTTCGCGAAGATGCTGGAGGCGGGCGTGTCGACGGCGCGCGCCGTGTTTGCCTTCAACAGCGTCAACGTGGAAGGCTGGGCGCTGTACGCGGAGGCCGAGATGCAGCCGTACGAGCCGCTGGACGGCCAGCTGTTTGCCTTGCAGGCACGCCTGCAGCGGGCCGCGCGCGCCTTCCTGGACCCGATGGTCAACCTGGGCGAGATCACGCCCGAAGGCGTCAAGAGCTTCCTGATGGACGAAGTGGGCCTGTCCGAAGGCATGGCCACGCAGGAGATGCAGCGCTACACGTTCCGCTCGCCCGGCCAGGCCACGTCGTACTTCTACGGCTACCAGCGGCTGATGGAAACCCGCCAGGCCGCCGAGGTGGCGCTGCGGCGCAAGTTCAACCGCCAGGCCTTCAACGATTTCGTGCTGGCGCAGGGCCTGGTGCCGCCCGCGCTGTTGCGCAAGGCCGTCATGCAGGAGTTCGTGCCAAGCCAGCGCTGA